A stretch of the Uranotaenia lowii strain MFRU-FL chromosome 3, ASM2978415v1, whole genome shotgun sequence genome encodes the following:
- the LOC129751012 gene encoding b(0,+)-type amino acid transporter 1-like has product MTVAAAPKAGGGLKREMGLMSAINVIISVMIGSGIFVSPTGAFKYAGSIGFCLVVWTVCGVISLLGALCFAELGTVVPRSGAEYAYLIEAFKKSHKFWGPLPSFICAWVYVMVLRPAEIAVIILTFAEYSILPFSKVLGLNELSPQDLHLLIKLIALLGLGIITYINVSSVKLYVTINNVFGFCKVVACLVVIFGGIYQLAKGNTENLSHGWFDGTSFYPGHIALAFYNGLWAYDGWSSVTTITEEIKNPEVNIPRSIIIAVPIITGLYVFMNFAYMIVLSKPDMIHSEAVGLDFGESALGSFAFLIPLGVALATFGCALSIQFGVTRMCYVASKEGQMLEPLSYIHVKRATPAPAVVMQGLLALLFIMAGDIEMLIEMASFLIWFFYGSAVIALLALRKTQPNVHRPYKVPLIVPYLTLAVSIFLSVVPIVSDPSPKYFFAVGFILSGVAVYIPFVYYRIRPKWMDKVTYLIQVLFEVVPTSEKSE; this is encoded by the exons ATGACTGTTGCAGCAGCGCCAAAAGCCGGTGGCGGGCTCAAGCGGGAGATGGGCCTAATGTCTGCCATCAACGTGATCATCAGCGTTATGATTGGGTCCGGAATTTTCGTGTCCCCAACCGGTGCCTTCAAGTATGCCGGTAGCATTGGCTTCTGCCTGGTGGTTTGGACCGTTTGTGGCGTGATATCGTTGTTGGGTGCGTTGTGTTTCGCCGAGTTGGGAACCGTGGTGCCGCGATCCGGGGCCGAGTATGCCTATCTGATAgaggctttcaaaaaatcacacaaattttGGGGCCCGCTGCCTTCCTTCATCTGCGCCTGGGTGTATGTAATGGTGCTGCGGCCGGCCGAGATCGCTGTGATCATTCTCACGTTTGCAGAATACTCAATCTTACCGTTCAGCAAAGTGCTAGGGCTGAACGAACTTTCCCCGCAAGATCTTCATTTATTAATCAAATTGATTGCACTGTTAGGATTAG GCATCATCACGTACATCAACGTGAGCAGCGTCAAATTGTACGTGACCATCAACAACGTATTCGGATTCTGCAAGGTGGTGGCATGTCTCGTCGTTATATTTGGTGGTATCTACCAGCTGGCGAAAGGAAACACCGAGAATCTATCCCATGGCTGGTTCGATGGAACCAGCTTTTACCCTGGGCACATTGCGTTGGCCTTCTACAACGGTCTATGGGCTTACGACGGCTGGTCCAGCGTTACAACCATCACAGAGGAGATAAAAAATCCTGAAGT taaCATTCCGCGTTCAATTATAATTGCCGTACCCATCATCACAGGGCTGTATGTCTTCATGAACTTCGCCTATATGATCGTACTTTCGAAACCTGATATGATCCACTCCGAAGCTGTCGGTCTAGACTTCGGCGAGAGTGCTTTGGGTTCGTTCGCTTTCTTAATCCCACTCGGTGTGGCTCTGGCTACCTTTGGCTGTGCCCTCAGTATACAGTTTGGGGTCACCCGAATGTGTTACGTGGCTAGTAAAGAGGGACAGATGCTTGAACCACTGTCATATATCCATGTGAAGCGAGCCACGCCGGCACCTGCAGTAGTTATGCAGGGATTACTTGCTCTGTTATTCATCATGGCCGGGGACATAGAAATGCTTATCGAAATGGCTTCATTCCTGATATGGTTTTTCTACGGGTCGGCAGTTATTGCCCTGTTGGCTTTGCGTAAAACTCAACCGAACGTACATCGTCCCTACAAGGTGCCACTAATTGTGCCATATCTCACGCTGGCTGTGTCTATATTTTTGTCCGTCGTACCAATAGTGTCGGATCCATCGCCGAAATACTTCTTTGCCGTCGGATTCATTCTGAGCGGCGTTGCCGTATACATTCCTTTCGTTTACTACAGAATACGGCCGAAATGGATGG ATAAAGTAACATATTTAATCCAAGTGTTGTTCGAAGTTGTTCCAACTTCTGAAAAGTCAGAATAA
- the LOC129751011 gene encoding uncharacterized protein LOC129751011 yields the protein MYGNRQQSGGGFRGGSSSGGVGGGMGRPGGGMGGGGGFRGGDRPGGPPRGGMGGGGGGGFGANRGTFDRQANNGASLRTLKWSREDLTPFEKNFYKPSDRLTNMPQEEVNEVLTKFEITLKGRNIPRPSVLFQDASLPDNIMAEMNRQGFSNPTPIQSQGMPIALSGRDMVGIAQTGSGKTLAYIVPALIHIMHQDQVRRGDGPIALVLAPTRELAQQIQQVAIDFGQRVNANNTCVFGGAPKGPQIRDLERGAEIVIATPGRLIDFLERNITNLKRCTYLVLDEADRMLDMGFEPQIRKIMGQIRPDRQVLMWSATWPKEVRNLAEEFLTDYIQINIGSLNLSANHNILQIVDVCEDYEKDQKLMKLLTEISAESETKTIVFVETKRRVDDITRSICRNGWRAVSIHGDKSQQERDYVLNAFRNGRQGILVATDVAARGLDVEDVKFVINYDYPSNSEDYVHRIGRTGRSNNTGTAYTLFTNGNANKAGDLINVLREANQVINPKLMEMAKGGFGRGGRNNRYGNNRFGGQQNRPPRDGGYGGGQRFGNRDGGNKFGGGMGGGGENKYGAKPAMNGGGQQRDHGANRMMNGSGPPRQSRFSTPAGAPPPYSSSGSAGGFNKPPPHQGGAAPSSNTYGSYKPYSSGPASQANGQFNSFPKPAPALPSSYQFTSLPPQGGQPFAFPPPAVAMN from the exons AT gTACGGAAATCGTCAGCAATCCGGTGGTGGATTCCGTGGAGGAAGTTCCTCGGGCGGAGTTGGCGGCGGAATGGGCCGGCCCGGTGGTGGTATGGGAGGAGGTGGTGGCTTCCGTGGCGGAGATCGTCCCGGTGGTCCCCCACGTGGTGGAATGGGCGGAGGAGGCGGCGGTGGATTTGGTGCAAACCGTGGCACTTTCGACCGGCAAGCCAACAACGGGGCCAGTTTGCGAACTCTCAAGTGGAGTCGCGAAGATTTGACCCcgttcgagaaaaatttctacaaaCCATCAGACCGGTTGACCAACATGCCGCAGGAAGAAGTCAATGAGGTGCTCACGAAGTTTGAGATCACTCTTAAGGGCCGGAACATTCCTCGTCCGAGTGTTTTGTTCCAGGATGCCAGTCTACCAGACAACATCATGGCTGAAATGAACCGACAAGGGTTCAGCAATCCCACACCGATTCAGTCGCAGGGTATGCCAATCGCGCTTAGCGGTCGTGATATGGTAGGCATTGCTCAAACTGGCTCGGGCAAGACTTTAGCCTATATTGTACCAGCTTTGATACATATTATGCACCAAGATCAAGTTAGACGTGGTGATGGTCCAATCGCGCTTGTGTTGGCACCAACTCGTGAGTTGGCACAACAAATTCAGCAAGTAGCCATCGACTTTGGTCAACGTGTCAATGCAAACAATACCTGTGTATTTGGCGGAGCCCCCAAAGGGCCCCAGATTCGTGACTTGGAGCGAGGCGCGGAAATAGTGATCGCTACTCCTGGTCGTTTGATCGATTTCCTCGAAAGGAACATTACTAATTTGAAACGTTGCACCTATTTGGTGCTGGACGAAGCCGATCGTATGCTGGACATGGGCTTCGAACCACAAATTCGTAAAATTATGGGTCAAATTAGACCCGATCGTCAAGTTTTGATGTGGTCTGCAACATGGCCAAAAGAAGTTCGCAATCTGGCAGAAGAGTTTTTGACCGATTACATTCAAATCAACATTGGCTCCTTGAACCTCTCGGCTAACCATAACATTCTTCAGATTGTGGACGTTTGTGAAGATTATGAAAAAGatcaaaaattgatgaaattgttgACAGAAATTTCGGCCGAAAGCGAGACTAAAACGATCGTTTTCGTTGAAACTAAACGTCGCGTTGACGACATCACGCGTAGCATTTGTCGCAATGGTTGGCGCGCCGTATCAATCCACGGCGACAAATCACAGCAAGAGCGTGATTACGTTTTGAACGCATTCCGAAACGGTCGCCAGGGTATTCTGGTGGCCACCGACGTCGCTGCTCGCGGACTTG ATGTAGAAGATGTTAAGTTCGTAATTAATTACGACTATCCATCTAACTCAGAGGATTACGTACACCGGATTGGCAGAACGGGTCGTTCTAACAATACCGGCACCGCATATACGCTGTTCACCAATGGCAACGCCAATAAAGCGGGAGATCTCATCAACGTGCTGAGGGAAGCCAATCAG GTTATTAACCCCAAACTTATGGAAATGGCCAAAGGTGGCTTCGGACGGGGTGGCCGAAACAATCGCTACGGTAACAATCGTTTTGGTGGACAGCAGAATCGTCCCCCGCGTGACGGAGGCTATGGTGGTGGACAGCGTTTCGGTAATCGCGATGGAGGCAACAAATTTGGCGGAGGAATGGGTGGTGGTGGCGAGAACAAATATGGTGCGAAGCCGGCTATGAATGGTGGAGGCCAGCAGCGCGATCATGGAGCTAATCGAATGATGAACGGATCCGGACCACCACGTCAGAGTCGATTCTCGACGCCAGCTGGAGCGCCACCACCATACTCGTCGAGCGGTAGCGCCGGTGGGTTCAATAAGCCCCCGCCTCATCAAGGTGGTGCAGCGCCCTCAAGCAATACCTATGGATCCTACAAACCCTACAGTTCTGGTCCCGCAAGCCAAGCCAACGGACAGTTTAACAGTTTTCCCAAACCTGCACCGGCGCTACCCTCGTCGTACCAATTCACCAGCCTTCCACCACAAGGAGGCCAACCTTTTGCATTCCCTCCGCCCGCAGTGGCAATGAACTAA
- the LOC129754077 gene encoding probable malonyl-CoA-acyl carrier protein transacylase, mitochondrial: protein MYFKTLIRKIHRRSCLQLRKVPDKPLGTEKVQDLLNNAATFEDVRSRNSETESWATLPYVEGTFFGNRNQGQKSTRPKIDPRETTIILFPGQGSQYVGMASRLLKFPGARDMFELANHVLGYDLLKLCVEGPKEKLDKTKYCQPAVMVSSLAALEQLKEERPNAIENCFATAGFSLGEITALVFAGALPFDKAVRLVQIRGEAMQAASEQNLSAMATVLYGPEAQLGVACKAAVDWCISKGVENPECRIANYLYPSCKVLAGSEEALKFLEVNMKKYGIKRTKRLPVSGAFHTELMASAVEPFAKALKKIHIEDPIISVHSNVDGKRYRNAGHILGQLPKQIIRPVKWEQTLHVLYERKSGDHFPRTFECGPGQGLKAILKQVNAKAWDSSFSIQA from the exons ATGTACTTCAAAACATTGATACGTAAAATACACCGGCGCAGTTGTTTACAGTTGAGAAAAGTACCGGATAAACCTTTAGGCACCGAAAAGGTACAGGATCTGCTGAACAATGCAGCTACCTTCGAAGATGTCCGATCACGAAACAGCGAAACGGAATCCTGGGCGACGTTACCATACGTTGAAGGAACATTTTTCGGCAACCGCAATCAGGGGCAGAAGTCTACAAGACCAAAAATAGATCCACGAGAAACAACCATTATCCTTTTCCCCGGACAAGGATCCCAATATGTTGGAATGGCATCGCGGCTCCTAAAATTCCCAGGAGCGAGGGATATGTTCGAACTCGCGAACCACGTGCTGGGGTATGATTTATTAAAGCTGTGCGTTGAAGGTCCGAAAGAAAAGTTGGACAAAACAAAATACTGTCAACCGGCAGTGATGGTGTCTTCACTGGCCGCCTTGGAACAGCTGAAGGAAGAAAGGCCCAATGCGATCGAAAACTGTTTTGCAACGGCTGGCTTCAGTTTGGGCGAGATAACTGCGTTGGTCTTTGCTGGAGCGCTTCCATTCGATAAGGCCGTTCGATTGGTTCAGATTAGAGGCGAAGCTATGCAGGCAGCAAGCGAACAGAACCTGAGTGCCATGGCCACTGTTTTGTACGGCCCTGAAGCACAACTCGGAGTAGCTTGCAAGGCAGCCGTTGATTGGTGCATCAGCAAAGGTGTAGAAAATCCGGAATGCAGGATAGCCAACTATCTGTATCCCAGCTGTAAG GTTCTTGCTGGTAGCGAAGAAGCTTTAAAATTTCTAGaagtaaacatgaaaaaatatggGATCAAACGAACAAAACGTCTTCCGGTGAGCGGCGCATTCCACACCGAACTGATGGCTTCGGCAGTAGAACCGTTTGCAAAGGCgctcaaaaaaattcacataGAAGATCCCATAATCAGTGTGCATTCAAATGTAGACGGCAAACGGTATCGGAATGCGGGTCACATCCTGGGTCAGCTGCCGAAACAGATcattcgaccggtcaagtgggaACAAACCTTACACGTTCTGTACGAACGCAAAAGTGGAGATCATTTTCCGCGCACTTTCGAATGTGGTCCAGGGCAGGGTCTGAAGGCCATTCTCAAGCAAGTCAATGCAAAAGCGTGGGACTCGTCATTTAGCATACAGGCTTAG
- the LOC129754076 gene encoding cytoplasmic tRNA 2-thiolation protein 2: MCSIGEDDFGDEGGQHAMKECSPEIETNPVDEICRKCNEKPAVLKLNLKEPQCRQCFLHYVRHKFRASMGATKIVRRGSRVMVVFDGSADNVVMMDMIRYGLQQEAFKKLRIIPVVLLLGEDFIEQDDSGYRKALEEKITLLKQFDFGAYFAVIGGSQYCAIEQANLWNQFQEDIFRFRKVLNSIKSTTSKQDFITQTKKRTLRNIAKKLECPYIFLSDIGVDLAKSLLSNVALGRGRSLSLDIAFCDDRDESCKIIRPMRDLNPDEIENYFKHSETPLNKIITKLPFDELPSLQNQAAKFVDDLQATFPSTVSTVYRTGDKFSAPCLPEANNDGCDPHIWDMFAKKLQINQEPIAPTRCKFCHSELDYQGSTTLLATEFSRMVSTKINVQLSHELIVSSTNAMEEEAVRALDGDLESDGFGLLKKELCHGCRNIFVGFQDN; this comes from the coding sequence ATGTGCAGTATTGGTGAAGACGATTTCGGAGACGAAGGCGGGCAGCACGCCATGAAAGAATGTTCACCGGAAATCGAAACCAACCCGGTGGATGAAATTTGCCGCAAATGTAACGAAAAACCTGCGGTTTTGAAGCTCAATCTCAAGGAACCTCAATGTCGACAGTGCTTCCTACACTATGTGCGGCACAAATTTCGAGCGTCAATGGGAGCTACCAAAATAGTTCGCCGTGGATCCCGTGTAATGGTGGTATTTGATGGTTCGGCAGATAATGTGGTTATGATGGATATGATCCGGTACGGTTTACAGCAAGAAGCATTCAAAAAGCTGAGGATTATTCCCGTCGTTTTGTTGCTTGGGGAAGACTTCATTGAGCAGGACGATTCGGGCTATCGGAAGGCTCTTGAGGAGAAAATAACTTTGTTGAAACAATTTGATTTCGGCGCCTATTTCGCTGTCATAGGAGGAAGCCAGTATTGCGCAATCGAACAAGCTAATTTGTGGAACCAGTTCCAAGAGGATATCTTCAGGTTTAGAAAGGTTCTCAACAGCATAAAAAGTACTACATCGAAGCAAGATTTCATAACTCAAACCAAAAAGCGAACACTAcgcaatattgccaaaaaacttGAGTGCCCTTATATTTTCCTATCAGACATTGGAGTCGACCTGGCCAAATCGCTTTTATCGAATGTTGCCCTTGGAAGAGGTCGTTCGTTATCTCTGGACATTGCCTTTTGTGATGATCGGGATGAAAGTTGTAAAATCATTAGACCCATGCGAGACCTTAACCCTGACGAAATAGAAAACTATTTCAAGCATTCTGAAACACCCTTGAATAAGATTATAACGAAGTTACCGTTCGATGAGCTACCTAGTCTACAGAATCAGGCGGCAAAATTTGTAGACGATTTACAGGCGACTTTCCCCTCAACAGTTTCCACAGTTTACCGAACAGGAGACAAGTTTTCAGCTCCTTGTCTACCGGAAGCCAATAATGATGGATGTGATCCACATATATGGGACATGTTCGCTAAAAAGTTACAGATAAATCAAGAACCAATCGCTCCAACAaggtgtaaattttgtcattcagAGTTAGACTACCAAGGCTCAACAACGCTACTAGCAACAGAATTTTCTCGCatggtttcaacaaaaataaacgtTCAACTCAGTCACGAGCTTATAGTGTCCAGTACAAATGCTATGGAAGAGGAAGCAGTTCGAGCACTTGATGGCGACTTGGAATCCGATGGGTTTGGTTTGCTTAAAAAAGAATTGTGTCATGGATgcagaaatatttttgttgggTTTCAAGATAATTaa